A single window of Mycosarcoma maydis chromosome 1, whole genome shotgun sequence DNA harbors:
- a CDS encoding S6K1-type AGC kinase yields the protein MSWKLGKKFKDGANLGARTPLDRSATPTPANPGTDASASSSSSNLLASSDGAPIPRSGLLTIRVISARGLSLPAGMQTPPAVARALAQHNPNTSSLAQSFGAGANRENRQSMQRKQCWWLPYLVLEFDKNEILIDAIGGDIQGPTWMFRAHFDVSRISEISLQTYLRTGDRTTHPPEANRDGQGDDVMGVSDIYLGGVKFVPDFENQRTSDASYPLTGGNGQIHVQVSYRSDSRSSLNMDAFELLKVIGKGSFGKVMQVRKRDTSRIYALKTIRKAHIVSRSEVTHTLAERTVLAQVNNPFIVPLKFSFQSPDKLYLVLAFINGGELFHHLQREGRFNEERSRFYAAELLCALEHLHGFNVVYRDLKPENILLDYTGHIALCDFGLCKLNMGDQETTNTFCGTPEYLSPELLLGQGYTKAVDWWTLGVLLYEMLTGLPPFYSEDVNEMYRKILQDPLRFGDEVSPDARHLLTLLLNRDPAQRLGSGSHGAADIKAHPFFAKHIDWKLLLAKKIPPPFKPSVASAIDTSNFDPEFTNEPPMDSVVDDSLMLSATVQEQFVGFSYNAPNALGAGESLRD from the exons ATGTCCTGGAAGCTTGGAAAGA AGTTCAAGGATGGTGCCAACTTGGGCGCTCGTACACCGCTCGACCGTTCGGCTACTCCGACGCCAGCCAATCCCGGCACCGATGCcagcgcttcttcctcgtcatccaaCCTGCTCGCTTCGTCCGATGGCGCTCCTATCCCTCGCTCAGGTCTCTTGACCATCCGCGTCATCAGCGCGCGCGGTCTCTCGCTGCCAGCTGGTATGCAGACACCTCCCGCCGTCGCACGCGCTTTGGCACAACACAATCCGAACACCTCGTCACTCGCACAGTCGTTTGGCGCTGgcgccaatcgtgaaaacAGGCAGAGCATGCAGCGCAAACAGTGCTGGTGGCTTCCCTATCTCGTGCTCGAATTCGACAAGAACGAAATTCTCATTGATGCCATTGGCGGCGACATCCAGGGCCCCACATGGATGTTTCGTGCCCACTTTGACGTCTCGCGTATCTCGGAGATCAGCTTGCAAACCTACCTCCGAACTGGCGACCGTACCACTCATCCGCCCGAGGCGAACCGCGACGGTCAGGGAGACGATGTGATGGGCGTCAGCGACATCTACCTCGGCGGCGTCAAGTTTGTGCCCGATTTCGAGAACCAGAGAACCTCGGATGCTTCCTATCCGCTCACCGGTGGCAACGGTCAGATTCACGTCCAAGTCTCGTACAGAAGCGATtcgcgcagctcgctcAACATGGACGCCTTTGAACTGCTCAAGGTGATCGGCAAGGGAAGCTTTGGTAAGGTGATGCAGGTGCGCAAGCGCGACACGTCGCGCATCTATGCGCTCAAGACCATCCGCAAGGCTCACATTGTGTCGCGCTCCGAGGTGACGCATACACTGGCCGAGCGAACCGTGCTCGCCCAAGTCAACAACCCGTTCATCGTGCCACTCAAATTCTCATTTCAGAGCCCAGACAAGCTCTACCTCGTGCTAGCCTTTATCAATGGCGgcgagctcttccaccaccttCAGCGCGAAGGCCGCTTCAACGAGGAGCGCTCTCGTTTCTAcgccgccgagctgctgtgcgCACTCGAACACCTGCACGGCTTCAACGTTGTCTACCGCGACCTGAAGCCCGAGAACATCCTGCTCGACTACACCGGCCACATTGCGCTCTGCGACTTTGGTCTCTGCAAACTCAACATGGGCGACCAGGAAACCACCAACACGTTCTGTGGCACACCCGAGTACCTCTCACCCGAACTACTGCTCGGACAGGGCTACACCAAAGCCGTCGATTGGTGGACGCTGGGCGTACTGCTCTACGAAATGCTTACCGGTCTCCCGCCGTTCTACTCGGAAGACGTCAACGAAATGTACCGCAAGATCCTGCAGGATCCGTTGCGATTCGGAGACGAAGTCTCGCCCGATGCCAGACATCTGCTCACGCTGTTGCTCAACCGCGATCCCGCACAGCGTCTCGGTTCCGGATCGCACGGAGCGGCGGATATCAAGGCACATCCTTTTTTCGCAAAACACATTGACTGGAagttgctgctcgccaaaAAAATCCCGCCGCCGTTCAAGCCGAGCGTCGCATCCGCCATCGATACCAGCAACTTTGACCCCGAGTTCACCAACGAACCGCCCATGGATAGTGTCGTGGACGATAGCCTCATGCTGTCCGCCACCGTACAGGAGCAGTTTGTTGGGTTTTCGTACAATGCTCCCAATGCGCTTGGTGCAGGCGAGAGCTTGAGAGACTAG